The Thermodesulfobacteriota bacterium sequence CCGGTCCTCGCGACCTCCTTTATGCCGAAGGGTCTCAAGAGCTCGACTATGGCCCTTAACTTCTGCTCGTCCCCGGTGGTCTCTATGGTGTAGCTCCTGGGACTTACGTCCACCACCTTGGCCCTGAATATGTCCACGATGCTAAGGACCTCGGCCCTGTTCTCGGCCGCGACCGAGACCTTTATAAGCGCCAGCTCCCTGCCGATATGCTCCTCCGCGGTGAGGTCGTGCACCTTCAAGACGCTCACGAGTTTATTGAGCTGCTTGGTTATCTGCTCGATGACCTTGTCGTCCCCGCGCGTTACGATGGTCATCCTCGACACCTCGGGGTCGAGCGTTTCGGCCACGCAGAGGCTCTCTATATTAAAGCCCCTCCCGGAGAAGAGCCCGGATATCTTCGACAGCACGCCGAACTCGTTCGATACAAGAACGGAAATCGTATGTCTCATGGAATGGCCTCCTTATACGAGCAGCATCTTATTTAAAGGCTCTCCGGTCGGCACCATGGGATATACGCCCTCCTCGGGCGCCACCACGAAGTCCATCAACACGGGCCTGTCCGTTACCTTGAGAGCTTTCTTTATTACCGCCTCCACCTCTTCGGGCTTGCTGGCCCGGAGCCCCACCCCTCCGTACGCCTCGGCCAACTTCACGAAGTCCGGGAGCTTCCCCATGCATGTGTGCGAGTAGCGCTTGTCGTAAAAGAACTCCTGCCACTGCCTGACCATGCCGAGGTAGCGGTTATTCAGGATGGCTACCTTCACCGGCAGCTTGTACTGCACGGCCGTGGCCATCTCCTGAATGTTCATCTGTATGGAGCCGTCCCCGGCTATGTCTATGACCGTCTTCTTCGGGAATGCCACCTGCGCGCCTATGGCCGCCGGAAGGCCGTAGCCCATCGTTCCGAGCCCGCCGGAAGAGAGGAAGGTCCTCGGCTTCTTGAACTTGAAGAACTGGGCCGCCCACATCTGGTTCTGCCCGACCTCGGTCGTGATAATCGCGTTCCCTTTGGTAAGCTCGTAGAGCTTCTCTACCACATACTGGGGTTTTAGTACTCCCTTTTTGCCGGGTTTATAGGAAAGCTTATGGGTCCGCTCCCACTTCTTTACCTCCTTCAACCACGGCTGGAGCTCCTTTTCATGCTCCTTCAACTCCTTTTGCTTCGGGAGTATCTTCCCCATCTCCCTCAAGATCCCTTTGACGTCCCCCACTATGGGCACGTCCACCTCCACGTTCTTGCTTATGGAGGTTGGGTCGATATCAATGTGTATAATGGTCGCGTACGGGGCGAACTCGTCGATCTTGCCGGTAACGCGGTCGTCGAACCTCGCGCCAATGGCTATAAGGCAGTCGGTATTGGTGACCGCCATGTTGGCCGCGTACGTGCCGTGCATGCCGAGCATGCCCATGTAGAGCGAGTGGGTGCCCGGGAAGCCGCCCATGCCCATTAGCGTCGTCGTAACCGGGATATGGAGCTTTTCCGCCAGTGTTTTCAACTCCGGGGCGGCATCCGACAGTATGACCCCACCGCCTGCGTATATGACCGGTTTCCTGGCCTTCAGTATCCGGGCCATGGCTTTCTTGACCTGCCCCCCGTGCCCCTTGTACTTCGGCTGGTAGCCGGGCAGCTCGGCCGCTGCCGGGTACTTGAACTCGGCCATGGCGATAAGCACGTCCTTGGGCAGGTCCACCAGCACGGGCCCCGGCCTTCCGGTCGTCGCCACGTGGAACGCCTCCTTTATGGTCTTCGTGAGTTCCTTTATGTCTTTCACCAGATAGTTGTGCTTGGTGCACGGCCTCGTTATGCCCACAATGTCGGCCTCCTGGAAGGCGTCGTTGCCGATTAGCGCGGTAGGCACCTGGCCTGTGAAGACCACCACCGGAATGGAATCCATGTAGGCGGTGGCTATGCCCGTTACCGTGTTGGTCGCGCCGGGGCCCGAGGTCACGACGACCACGCCCGGACGGCCCGAGGCCCTCGCGTAGCCGTCGGCCATGTGGACCGCACCCTGCTCGTGGCGCACCAGCACGTGCTTAAGAGGGGAGTCGTAGAGCACGTCGTAGATGGGCAGCACAACCCCCCCGGGGAAGCCGAATATGGTGTCCACCCCCTCTTTAAGGAGGGACTCGATCAATATCCGTGCACCTGTCATCTTCATATATTACCTCAGTACCGCGCCCGTATAGGCCGAAGTCACGGCCTTCGAGTACCTCGAGAGCCAGCCTGTCTTTATCTTGGGCTCAGGGGCCTTCCAGCGCGATTTTCTCTTTTTAAGTTCATCGGTTGTAACCTTTAGCTCAAGCTTCCTCTTATGTATATCGAGCTCTATAATGTCACCGTTTTTGACAAGCGCTATGGGTCCCCCCTCCATTGCCTCAGGCGAGATGTGCCCGATACACGGCCCCCGGGTGCCTCCGGAAAAACGGCCGTCGGTTACAAGCGCTACGGACTCGCCGAGCCCCATGCCCATGAGCGTGGCCGTCGGGGCGAGCATCTCCCGCATCCCGGGGCCGCCCTTTGGTCCCTCGTAGCGGATGACCAGAACCTCGCCGCCCTTTATCCTCCCTCCCATAATCGCCCTCATCGCCGCCTCCTCGGAGTCGAAGACGCGGGCCTTGCCCTTAAAGCGCATCATCTTCGAGCTCACTCCCGACTGCTTCACGACCGCCCCCTTAGGGGCGAGATTGCCTTTAAGAACCGCTATGCCACCCTCTTTATGAAAGGGCTTATCGAGCGGCCTTAAGACAGTGCCGTCTATGTACTTTACGTCCTCGATTATCGCCTTGACCTTGCGGCCCGACACGGTGGGGTTGTCCTTTATCTTCCGCTTAAGGCGCGCCATTACGGCCGGTATGCCCCCGGCCCAGTGAACGTCCTCCATGTAGTGCTTGCCTATGGGCTCTATGGCGGCTATGTGCGGGGTGGTCTTCGAAAGCCTGTCGAAGATTTCCAGTGGCAGCTTTACCCCCGCGTCGTTGGCCACGGCCAGTATGTGGAGCACCGTATTGGTCGAGCCGCCGAGAGCGAGGTCCACCCTTACGGCGTTCTCGAAGGCGGCCTTCGTCATAATTTTCCTCGGCGTTACGTTCTTCCTTACGAGCTCGACCACCCTCTCCCCGCTCGCGAAGGCGATCCTCCTCTTCTCGCTCGATACCGCCGGGGCCGTGCCGCATCCGGGAAGGCTCATGCCCATTGCCTCGGTGAGCGAGTTCATCGTGTTGGCCGTATAGAGCCCCTGGCAGCTCCCCACCCCGGGACACGCACCTATTTCGCAGGCATCAAGCTCCTCCTTCGATATCTCCCCCTTCTTGAAGCGGCCCATGGCCTCGAACGTGTTCCGTATAAAAGAAAGTTTCTGCCCCTTGTAGCGACCGGTCATCATGGGCCCGGCCGTCACTATGACGGTCGGTATGTCGAGCCTCGCCGCGGCCATGAGCATGCCGGGGGTAATCTTGTCGCAGTTGGTAAGGAGCACCATGCCGTCGAAAGCATGGGCCTCGGCTATACTCTCGACCATGTCGGCTATAAGTTCCCTGGAGGGGAGCGAGTAGTGCATCCCCCTGTGCCCCATGGCTATGCCGTCGCATATCCCCGGAAGGCCGAATAACATGGGGTAGCCCCCTCCGCTGTGCACGCCCTTCTCTATGAAGCGCTCGAGGTCGCGCATCCCGATGTGACCCGGTATGATATCGGTGAAGGTGGAAGCAACCCCTATAAAGGGCTTTCCCATCTCGCCCTTTGGTATGCCCGTGGCATAAAGAAGGGCCCTGTGCGGGACCCTCTCAAACCCCTTTTTCACCCTGTCGCTTCTCATGAACGCGTAGACCCGTGCCCTTCCTTTTTTTTACTTCTTACTTTCTACTTTTTACTTTTCCCTCAGCGGTGCCTCGACAGCGCCATCTCCAACTTGTCCTTGGCCGCGAGTTTCAGCTTCTTCACCCTCGCCATCTCCAACTCTTCCTCGGCGTTCAGGTGTCCCTTCCTCGACATCTCCTCGATCTGTTTCTTATATTCCTTGTGTGCCGTGTGTATCTTCCGGAACTCATCGTTCTCCCGGATAAGCCTTTCCGAAATTTCCTCGTCCGCAGTTCCCATCAAAACACCTCCTTCCCGGTAAGTTGAAAATCCGTAAAGCACTTCATATTACACCAGAATGTTACCCAAAGGACCGGGGCTTGTCAACAGAGCACGCTGCCTTTTTAAGCTCGGCCTCCGACTTTCTCAGGTAGAGCGGGCTGAGCGCCTCGGGGCTCATGCGCTCTCCGAATCCTTCAAGGGCGAGGGAGGCGACGTTTACGGCCCGGACCCGCCATAACTCCTCCGGGGCGAAGACGGCGTCTTTTATACTATCCCGGATATACCCCGAGTAGGGCTTGAGCCCTCCCCCGAGGAATGTTACCGGTCCCGGCCCGAACTTCAAGAGTTGCTCTATCAACTCCTCCGGCTTTAAGGCGCAGCCCGGAAGGAGCGTCTCCATCCCCCATCCCCCCTCCCCCCCCTCCCCTCCGGCATCCTTGCTACCGTTACCCGGGCGGTAGAGCGCGGCATATATCTCCCCCTTGCGCGCATCGAGGAGCGGGCAGACGAGCGAGCCGTCTGAAGGGGCGTTCATCGAGAGGGCGTCGAGCGTGGATACGCCCGCGACCTCTTTCCCCCCTTTTTTCCCTTTTTTCCCTTTCCCGAGGGCCCACGCAAGACCCTTTACCGTACTCACCCCTATCCTCAAGCCCGTGAACGAGCCCGGCCCGACGGAAAGGGCGAAGAGGTCTATATCCCGGAGCGAGAGGCCGGCATCCTTCATAAGCGCGTCGAGCGCCCCCATGAGCCAGACGCCGTGGGTGCCTACGTGCTCAATGTTGGTTTCCGCCTCGACAATGCCGTCCCGGACCACAGCCATGCTCCCGGAGGTCGAAGACGTATCGAGCGCGAGCACCCTCACGGTCACCTGAAAAACCGGCTTATGTCTAAAACCCGATCGAGGTCGTTGTAGGTGACAAAGACCATAAGCGTGATAAGCATTGCGAAGCCCACCTGCTGGGTCATGCCCATAACCCTGTCGCTCAGGGGTTTTCCCCTTAAGAACTCTATGGCGAAGAAGACGAGGTACCCTCCGTCGAGCACGGGGATGGGGAAGAGGTTTATAAGCCCTATATGGAGGCTCAAGAGCGCTACGAGCGTCAGGAGGCTGGCTACTCCCGTCTCGGCCGCCATCCCGGACATCTGGGCTATCATAATCGGTCCGCCCACGCTCTTGGCCGAATAGACGCCGGAGAAGAGCCCCTTTAAGACCACAAAGAGGAGCACGGCCATCTCCAGCGTTTTATCCAACCCCAGCTTGATCGAATCGATAAAGCCGTAGCTTCTCAGCACGGACTCTTCCTGAATGGTAATCCCTATAAGAAAGAGTTTTGCGCCTTCGTTGAACTCCGGGGCGATATTGACGGTGAACGCTTCTCCGTCCCTTTCCACGAGGAACGACCTCTCTTCACCGCTCGTGCCGACGATCTCCTGGATCTGCCCGGCACGCTTAAGCGGCTCCCCGTTCACGGCCGCTATTACGTCTCCGGTCTTAAGCCCCGCCCGGTCCGCGGGCCCGCCCTTGGTAACGATCCCCACGGCCGGCCTTGCCGGGGGATAAAAACCGCTCAACCCGGCGCCGGTCTCCTCCGAGACCCCGGGGACGATGGTAACCTCGAAACTCTCCTCCCCGCGCCTTACCATGAGTTTCAGGGGTTGAGCCGGGCTTAGCGAGAGTATCATGCCCAGGTCCTCCCAGTCCTCCATCTCCTTCCCGTCGACGGCCGCGATTATGTCTCCCTCCCGTATTCCGGCCTCGGAAGCGGGCGTACCTTCCTTTACGGAGCCCACCTCCGGCACCTTGCCCATGTAGGCCGGCGCCTGAATCCCTATCATGTAGATTACCGGGAACAAGACCAGCGCGAGCACCACGTTCATCACGGAGCCCGCCATCACTATTGCCACACGTTTCGAAAGAGGCTTGTGGGTAAAAGATTTTTCCCGCTCCGCCTCGCTCACCTCTTCCTCCGGAGACTCGCCTACCATCTTAACGTAGCCGCCGAGCGGCAGGACGGATATCCGGTATTCGGTCCCCCCCCTGGTTATGGATATAAGCTTCGGGCCGAAGCCGAGCGAGAAAGTCTCCACCCCCACCCCGGAGAGCTTGGCGACCACGAAGTGGCCGAGCTCGTGGATGAATATGATTATTCCTATGACGAATATGAAGGCTATTATCGATAATCCCACGTCTTCTTCGCTCCTTTTAGGTTTTTACCGTTACCGCAGGTGCCGATGCCGCTATCTCTCCGGCGGCCTCCCTCGCCCACCTGTCGGCCTTGAGGACCTCCTCGACCGAGGAGGCCGCCCGCGGCTCGTGCTTATCCAGGACCTCGGCGACGGTCGTGAATATCTCCGTAAAACGTATCTTCCCATCGAGGAACATCCCGACGGCCGCCTCGTCGGCCGCGTTCAGGACCGCCGGTGCGGTGCCGCCGCACTCCATGGCCTTCCTGGCGAGCCCGAGGCACGGGAACCTCTCGTCCTCCGGCTGCATGAACTCAAGCGGCGCGGCGGAAAGGTCGAACGGGGCGCCGCCGTCATCTATCCTCTCGGGATAGGCAAGGGCGTAGGATATCGGCCCTTTCATGTCGGCCGGACCCATCTGGGCCATTATCGAGCCGTCCACGTATTCCACCATAGAGTGTACAATACTCCGGGGATGGATGTATACGTCTATCTTCTCCATGGGCACGTCGAAGAGCCAGCTTGCCTCCATGACCTCGAACCCTTTGTTCATAAGGGTCGCCGAGTCGACGGTTATCCTCTCGCCCATGGACCAGTTCGGGTGTTTCAGCGCCTCTTCCGGGGTGACGTCCCGGAGCCCTTCGATGGGACGGTTCAGGAAAGGCCCGCCCGATGCGGTCAGTATTATGCGTCTTACGTCTTCCCTCCTGTGTCCCTGGAGCGCCTGGAATA is a genomic window containing:
- the ilvN gene encoding acetolactate synthase small subunit, translated to MRHTISVLVSNEFGVLSKISGLFSGRGFNIESLCVAETLDPEVSRMTIVTRGDDKVIEQITKQLNKLVSVLKVHDLTAEEHIGRELALIKVSVAAENRAEVLSIVDIFRAKVVDVSPRSYTIETTGDEQKLRAIVELLRPFGIKEVARTGRIALSRSHRAKQGK
- the ilvB gene encoding biosynthetic-type acetolactate synthase large subunit — protein: MKMTGARILIESLLKEGVDTIFGFPGGVVLPIYDVLYDSPLKHVLVRHEQGAVHMADGYARASGRPGVVVVTSGPGATNTVTGIATAYMDSIPVVVFTGQVPTALIGNDAFQEADIVGITRPCTKHNYLVKDIKELTKTIKEAFHVATTGRPGPVLVDLPKDVLIAMAEFKYPAAAELPGYQPKYKGHGGQVKKAMARILKARKPVIYAGGGVILSDAAPELKTLAEKLHIPVTTTLMGMGGFPGTHSLYMGMLGMHGTYAANMAVTNTDCLIAIGARFDDRVTGKIDEFAPYATIIHIDIDPTSISKNVEVDVPIVGDVKGILREMGKILPKQKELKEHEKELQPWLKEVKKWERTHKLSYKPGKKGVLKPQYVVEKLYELTKGNAIITTEVGQNQMWAAQFFKFKKPRTFLSSGGLGTMGYGLPAAIGAQVAFPKKTVIDIAGDGSIQMNIQEMATAVQYKLPVKVAILNNRYLGMVRQWQEFFYDKRYSHTCMGKLPDFVKLAEAYGGVGLRASKPEEVEAVIKKALKVTDRPVLMDFVVAPEEGVYPMVPTGEPLNKMLLV
- the ilvD gene encoding dihydroxy-acid dehydratase, translated to MRSDRVKKGFERVPHRALLYATGIPKGEMGKPFIGVASTFTDIIPGHIGMRDLERFIEKGVHSGGGYPMLFGLPGICDGIAMGHRGMHYSLPSRELIADMVESIAEAHAFDGMVLLTNCDKITPGMLMAAARLDIPTVIVTAGPMMTGRYKGQKLSFIRNTFEAMGRFKKGEISKEELDACEIGACPGVGSCQGLYTANTMNSLTEAMGMSLPGCGTAPAVSSEKRRIAFASGERVVELVRKNVTPRKIMTKAAFENAVRVDLALGGSTNTVLHILAVANDAGVKLPLEIFDRLSKTTPHIAAIEPIGKHYMEDVHWAGGIPAVMARLKRKIKDNPTVSGRKVKAIIEDVKYIDGTVLRPLDKPFHKEGGIAVLKGNLAPKGAVVKQSGVSSKMMRFKGKARVFDSEEAAMRAIMGGRIKGGEVLVIRYEGPKGGPGMREMLAPTATLMGMGLGESVALVTDGRFSGGTRGPCIGHISPEAMEGGPIALVKNGDIIELDIHKRKLELKVTTDELKKRKSRWKAPEPKIKTGWLSRYSKAVTSAYTGAVLR
- a CDS encoding DUF465 domain-containing protein, with the protein product MGTADEEISERLIRENDEFRKIHTAHKEYKKQIEEMSRKGHLNAEEELEMARVKKLKLAAKDKLEMALSRHR
- the tsaB gene encoding tRNA (adenosine(37)-N6)-threonylcarbamoyltransferase complex dimerization subunit type 1 TsaB; the encoded protein is MRVLALDTSSTSGSMAVVRDGIVEAETNIEHVGTHGVWLMGALDALMKDAGLSLRDIDLFALSVGPGSFTGLRIGVSTVKGLAWALGKGKKGKKGGKEVAGVSTLDALSMNAPSDGSLVCPLLDARKGEIYAALYRPGNGSKDAGGEGGEGGWGMETLLPGCALKPEELIEQLLKFGPGPVTFLGGGLKPYSGYIRDSIKDAVFAPEELWRVRAVNVASLALEGFGERMSPEALSPLYLRKSEAELKKAACSVDKPRSFG
- the rseP gene encoding RIP metalloprotease RseP; the encoded protein is MGLSIIAFIFVIGIIIFIHELGHFVVAKLSGVGVETFSLGFGPKLISITRGGTEYRISVLPLGGYVKMVGESPEEEVSEAEREKSFTHKPLSKRVAIVMAGSVMNVVLALVLFPVIYMIGIQAPAYMGKVPEVGSVKEGTPASEAGIREGDIIAAVDGKEMEDWEDLGMILSLSPAQPLKLMVRRGEESFEVTIVPGVSEETGAGLSGFYPPARPAVGIVTKGGPADRAGLKTGDVIAAVNGEPLKRAGQIQEIVGTSGEERSFLVERDGEAFTVNIAPEFNEGAKLFLIGITIQEESVLRSYGFIDSIKLGLDKTLEMAVLLFVVLKGLFSGVYSAKSVGGPIMIAQMSGMAAETGVASLLTLVALLSLHIGLINLFPIPVLDGGYLVFFAIEFLRGKPLSDRVMGMTQQVGFAMLITLMVFVTYNDLDRVLDISRFFR
- a CDS encoding 1-deoxy-D-xylulose-5-phosphate reductoisomerase, producing MTKGVSILGSTGSIGRSTLEIVRRHPDRFRVVSLAAGTNVALLKKQVEEFRPEFVSVLNEKDAPEIGGGTEVGFGGEGVERAATHGGADVVVSAIVGSAGLLPTLAAIRAGKDIALANKETLVVAGKLVMEEVEKNGVRLLPVDSEHSAVFQALQGHRREDVRRIILTASGGPFLNRPIEGLRDVTPEEALKHPNWSMGERITVDSATLMNKGFEVMEASWLFDVPMEKIDVYIHPRSIVHSMVEYVDGSIMAQMGPADMKGPISYALAYPERIDDGGAPFDLSAAPLEFMQPEDERFPCLGLARKAMECGGTAPAVLNAADEAAVGMFLDGKIRFTEIFTTVAEVLDKHEPRAASSVEEVLKADRWAREAAGEIAASAPAVTVKT